The following proteins are encoded in a genomic region of Betaproteobacteria bacterium:
- a CDS encoding RnfABCDGE type electron transport complex subunit B, which yields MPYSGADEELTAKAQAIDALLPQTQCGKCGFSGCMPYAQAMAAGTSPINRCPPGGAAGIAKLAALLQVEPIPLDTTCGEERPPVLALIDEARCIGCTLCINACPVDAIVGAPKKMHTVLLAHCTGCELCLPPCPVDCIGLVSVETLANKGVSGALLREGLPSAAAAEDSRRRYLARQSRLERLKEGSWDAEPRTDDAKQLKRAAVAQAMERARARRGPGST from the coding sequence ATGCCTTACAGCGGCGCCGATGAAGAGTTGACCGCCAAGGCGCAAGCCATCGACGCCCTCCTCCCCCAGACTCAATGCGGGAAGTGCGGATTCAGCGGATGCATGCCCTACGCGCAAGCCATGGCGGCGGGCACCTCGCCCATCAACCGCTGCCCGCCCGGCGGCGCCGCGGGAATCGCGAAACTCGCCGCGCTATTACAAGTAGAGCCGATACCTCTTGACACCACTTGCGGCGAAGAACGGCCCCCCGTCCTCGCCTTGATAGACGAAGCCCGTTGCATCGGTTGCACGCTGTGCATCAACGCATGCCCGGTGGATGCCATCGTGGGCGCGCCCAAGAAAATGCACACAGTGCTATTGGCCCATTGCACGGGATGCGAGTTATGTCTTCCCCCTTGTCCCGTGGATTGCATCGGCCTGGTGAGTGTCGAGACACTGGCGAACAAGGGCGTGAGTGGCGCACTCTTGCGCGAGGGACTTCCTAGTGCCGCTGCCGCGGAAGACTCCCGGCGGCGCTACCTCGCCCGGCAATCTCGGTTAGAGCGTCTCAAGGAGGGATCTTGGGACGCCGAGCCGAGGACCGATGACGCTAAGCAGCTGAAACGCGCGGCAGTGGCTCAGGCGATGGAGCGCGCCCGAGCGCGCCGGGGACCTGGAAGTACATAG
- a CDS encoding pyridine nucleotide-disulfide oxidoreductase — translation MNSPRLDQAELRFGMSFQEIYSQAGLGKLDQKFLAFLRDEDTGLHEQLVTARGAPDAPAKKQESEQLVALAPHVERFVTALFGIEEEVAALRQQHLDLAPLYDCKRHFVQRRAATRIKPADAALFDGAALRQQMTSALGGDITEIAFARAVTSWLRDESAHAAQLDLALRYAAWALHTEAGRRQHEAGVLFKVPLKTDPMHLVHHSETRVDKDVTTYRIRPARLRRREGFALTDAGTDLTGALNETNYCIWCHAQGKDSCSTGLREKPAAAAPQKIEFKKSPFSVTLAGCPLEEKISEFHKVKTEGFAIGALAVITVDNPMVAATGHRICNDCMKACIYQKQEPVNIPQAETRTLKDVLELPWGFEIYSLLTRWNPLNIRRPFPLKATGRKVLVAGMGPAGFSLAHNLMNDGHCVAGIDGLKIEPLPEHLSGVRADGSRVPFKPIRDVSALYEKLDERIMAGFGGVAEYGITVRWNKNFLKILRLLLERREEFALFGGIRFGGTLTAHDAFALGFDHIALCMGAGKPTTLDIPNGLARGVRTASDFLMALQLTGAAKADSIANMQVRLPVVVIGGGLTAIDTATESLAYYVVQVEKFLQRYEGLSETIGEDAVRDRWDPEEREIAEEFLHHAREIRHERLNAQREGREARVLELLQHWGGVTIAYRRRLMDSPSYTLNHEEVEKALEEGAVFAECLNPASIETDEYGAVKGIHFQRQRLGDDGKWHGEGDYLLAAHTIFVAAGTQPNTVLSREHPDSFQVDGKYFRACDEYGKPVKPQFSISKPERADVLLSRLEDGRFISFFGDLHPSFFGNVVKALGSAKQGSPVVSRVLAQRAPASAVPVQAFFDELNGQLRATVHAIHRLTPTIVEVVVKAPRAARQFQPGQFYRLQNFESLAPNKHGTRLAMEGLALTGAWVDRERGLVSTIVLEMGGSSDLCAQLKPGEPVILMGPTGTPTEIHPNETVILVGGGLGNAVLFSIGQAFRAAGSKVLYFAGYKKIIDRYKAEEIEAAADVVVWCSDEQPGFKPTRSQDLSFVGNIVQAMDAYAAGLLGPTSIPMREGHRIIAIGSDRMMAAVGRARHEVLEPHLNPHHFAIGSINSPMQCMMKEICAQCLQPQRDPATGKVTYVFSCFNQDQPLDNVDFHALSERLKQNSLQEKLTAQWIRQCLTAAPMKS, via the coding sequence ATGAATAGCCCGCGCTTGGACCAAGCGGAACTTCGCTTTGGTATGTCGTTTCAGGAAATTTATTCTCAGGCTGGGCTTGGTAAGCTCGACCAGAAATTTCTCGCCTTTCTGCGCGACGAAGATACCGGACTGCACGAGCAGTTGGTCACCGCCCGCGGCGCTCCGGATGCGCCTGCAAAAAAACAGGAATCCGAGCAGTTGGTGGCGCTGGCGCCCCATGTGGAGCGTTTCGTCACGGCCTTGTTCGGAATCGAAGAAGAAGTGGCGGCTTTACGCCAGCAACATCTGGATCTCGCGCCCCTTTACGACTGCAAGCGGCACTTCGTGCAGCGGCGTGCCGCTACCCGCATCAAACCCGCGGATGCTGCTCTATTCGATGGTGCGGCCCTGCGCCAGCAGATGACAAGCGCTTTGGGCGGGGATATCACCGAGATCGCTTTCGCGCGCGCGGTGACAAGCTGGCTGCGAGATGAATCCGCTCACGCCGCGCAACTCGATCTCGCACTGCGCTACGCCGCCTGGGCATTACACACGGAGGCCGGGCGCCGGCAGCACGAAGCCGGCGTCTTGTTCAAGGTTCCGCTCAAGACCGATCCCATGCACCTGGTGCATCACAGCGAGACCAGGGTAGACAAGGACGTAACGACTTATCGCATTCGCCCGGCCCGTCTTCGCCGGCGCGAGGGCTTCGCCTTGACCGATGCGGGCACGGATCTAACGGGCGCTCTTAACGAAACCAATTACTGCATTTGGTGCCACGCCCAAGGCAAGGATTCCTGCTCGACAGGTCTGCGCGAAAAACCCGCGGCAGCCGCGCCGCAAAAAATCGAGTTCAAGAAGAGTCCTTTCTCCGTGACTCTCGCGGGCTGCCCGCTGGAGGAGAAAATCTCCGAGTTCCATAAGGTCAAGACCGAGGGCTTCGCCATCGGCGCTCTGGCGGTCATCACGGTGGACAATCCCATGGTGGCAGCCACTGGCCACCGCATCTGCAACGATTGCATGAAGGCCTGCATCTACCAGAAGCAAGAGCCCGTGAACATTCCGCAGGCGGAAACGCGCACGCTGAAAGATGTGCTGGAGTTACCTTGGGGATTCGAGATTTATTCACTGCTCACGCGCTGGAACCCCCTCAACATTCGCCGCCCCTTTCCGCTGAAGGCAACCGGTCGCAAAGTGTTGGTGGCCGGCATGGGCCCGGCCGGGTTCAGCCTCGCGCACAATCTAATGAACGACGGGCACTGCGTAGCGGGCATCGACGGCCTGAAGATCGAACCCTTGCCGGAGCATCTTTCTGGCGTGCGCGCGGATGGTTCGCGTGTGCCCTTCAAACCCATACGCGACGTTTCGGCTCTCTACGAGAAACTGGACGAGCGCATCATGGCCGGCTTTGGAGGTGTGGCCGAATACGGCATCACGGTGCGCTGGAATAAGAACTTCCTCAAAATTTTGCGGCTGTTGCTGGAGCGGCGCGAGGAGTTCGCGCTCTTCGGCGGCATTCGCTTCGGCGGCACGCTCACCGCGCACGACGCCTTCGCCCTGGGCTTCGATCACATTGCCTTGTGCATGGGGGCGGGCAAACCCACCACCTTGGATATTCCAAACGGACTGGCGCGAGGCGTGCGCACGGCCTCGGATTTCTTGATGGCACTGCAATTGACTGGTGCCGCCAAGGCGGACTCCATTGCGAACATGCAAGTACGGCTCCCCGTCGTGGTGATCGGAGGCGGGTTGACGGCCATCGACACGGCCACGGAATCCCTTGCCTACTATGTGGTGCAGGTGGAGAAATTCCTGCAGCGTTACGAAGGTTTGAGCGAGACCATCGGCGAGGACGCCGTGCGCGACCGCTGGGATCCCGAGGAGCGCGAGATCGCCGAGGAGTTTCTACATCACGCGCGCGAAATTCGCCATGAGCGTCTCAATGCCCAGCGCGAAGGCCGCGAGGCACGCGTGCTGGAGTTGCTGCAACACTGGGGCGGTGTCACCATCGCTTACCGGCGCCGCTTGATGGACAGCCCCTCCTACACGCTCAACCACGAGGAAGTGGAGAAGGCTCTGGAAGAAGGCGCGGTGTTCGCCGAATGCTTGAATCCCGCTTCCATCGAGACGGACGAATACGGCGCGGTGAAAGGCATTCATTTTCAGCGCCAGCGTTTGGGAGACGATGGCAAGTGGCACGGCGAAGGCGATTACCTCTTAGCCGCGCACACGATTTTCGTCGCGGCCGGCACCCAGCCCAACACAGTGCTTTCGCGCGAGCATCCGGATTCATTCCAAGTCGACGGCAAATACTTCCGCGCCTGCGATGAATACGGCAAGCCCGTCAAACCGCAATTCTCCATCTCCAAACCCGAGCGCGCCGACGTGCTGCTCTCGCGTCTTGAGGACGGCCGTTTCATCTCCTTCTTCGGCGATCTGCACCCGTCCTTCTTCGGCAACGTGGTGAAGGCCCTGGGGTCGGCGAAACAGGGTTCCCCCGTGGTGAGCCGGGTGCTCGCCCAGCGCGCGCCTGCTTCGGCGGTGCCGGTACAAGCCTTCTTCGATGAATTGAACGGGCAATTACGCGCCACGGTTCACGCCATCCATCGTTTGACGCCCACCATCGTGGAAGTCGTGGTCAAGGCACCGCGGGCAGCGCGCCAGTTTCAACCAGGGCAGTTCTACCGCCTGCAAAATTTCGAATCCCTAGCGCCCAACAAACACGGCACGCGCCTCGCCATGGAAGGCCTGGCGCTGACCGGCGCGTGGGTGGACCGCGAGCGCGGCTTAGTCTCCACCATCGTTCTGGAGATGGGCGGCTCCTCGGATCTTTGCGCGCAATTGAAACCGGGTGAACCCGTCATCCTCATGGGGCCCACCGGCACGCCCACGGAGATTCATCCCAACGAGACGGTGATACTCGTGGGCGGAGGCCTGGGTAACGCCGTGTTGTTCTCCATCGGGCAAGCCTTCCGCGCCGCCGGGTCGAAGGTGCTCTACTTCGCTGGCTACAAAAAAATCATCGACCGCTACAAGGCGGAAGAGATCGAAGCCGCCGCCGATGTGGTGGTATGGTGCAGCGACGAGCAACCTGGGTTCAAACCCACTCGCTCGCAAGACCTTTCCTTCGTCGGCAACATCGTGCAAGCCATGGACGCCTACGCCGCCGGACTCTTGGGCCCCACCTCTATTCCCATGCGAGAAGGCCACCGCATCATCGCCATCGGTTCGGACCGCATGATGGCCGCCGTGGGACGCGCGCGCCACGAAGTGCTGGAACCCCACTTGAATCCCCATCATTTCGCCATCGGCTCCATCAACTCTCCCATGCAGTGCATGATGAAGGAGATCTGCGCGCAATGCCTGCAACCGCAGCGCGATCCGGCGACGGGGAAGGTCACCTACGTATTCTCCTGCTTCAACCAGGACCAGCCGTTGGATAACGTGGATTTCCACGCACTATCCGAGCGTTTGAAACAAAACTCCCTGCAGGAGAAATTGACGGCGCAGTGGATACGCCAATGCCTTACAGCGGCGCCGATGAAGAGTTGA
- a CDS encoding cupin domain-containing protein produces the protein MSDWREVKTWSREDMLKRVARFKDLRGSDGGLPDSKVPECHRTLYNVIGFQPPQDRRNEATTSPVGDDASAMAAIRISEGFNLGYCRAKPGKGPLMHNHDSNETFIAMTGRWRCEWNEGADRQFIDLEPLDVISFPVGVARRFMNVTFDEPGQEHILMFVIGGNEPQAEFTPEAMRRCEALQKENAE, from the coding sequence ATGAGCGATTGGAGAGAAGTCAAGACATGGTCGCGCGAGGACATGCTCAAACGCGTGGCGCGTTTCAAGGATTTGCGCGGTTCCGATGGTGGCTTGCCGGATAGCAAAGTACCCGAATGCCATCGCACGCTTTACAACGTCATCGGCTTTCAGCCACCCCAGGATAGGCGCAACGAAGCGACCACTTCGCCCGTGGGCGACGACGCCTCGGCCATGGCGGCCATTCGCATCTCCGAAGGTTTCAATCTCGGCTACTGCCGCGCCAAACCCGGCAAGGGGCCGCTCATGCACAACCACGACAGCAACGAAACCTTCATCGCCATGACGGGCCGCTGGCGCTGCGAGTGGAACGAGGGCGCGGATAGGCAGTTCATCGACCTCGAGCCGCTCGACGTCATCTCTTTTCCCGTGGGCGTCGCGCGCCGCTTCATGAACGTCACCTTTGATGAACCCGGACAGGAGCACATTTTGATGTTTGTCATCGGCGGCAACGAGCCCCAAGCCGAATTCACGCCCGAGGCAATGCGGCGGTGCGAGGCTTTGCAGAAGGAGAACGCGGAATAG
- a CDS encoding ketopantoate reductase family protein yields the protein MRIYVIGSGAMGGFYGGLLFRAGYDVTLIDNREAHVALIQREGLKVGGVRGDHTVRVPAHTSAEGLPPCDLAIIFTDTNATQEAARTAARILKPEGFVLTLQNGIGNVEILVETLGKERVCAGVTMNSGAHPELGRVVYTNAAMTSLGELDGRMTPRIKAVADMLNKAQIPTEVITDPMAQIWTKFVLNCALNALTALTGLRAGEIYRTPEVLELLGKVVDEILLVVARKGIKLLESDPRKKIIKHCRLRYNKPSMMQHIEQGRRTEIDSINGALVREGKALGLALPHNETIVALIKGLEKSRRQLLHEPPRDYAQLELDAQAEPHP from the coding sequence ATGCGTATCTATGTCATCGGTTCAGGAGCCATGGGCGGTTTTTATGGCGGCCTGTTGTTTCGCGCGGGTTACGACGTCACGCTCATCGATAACCGGGAAGCCCACGTCGCGCTGATCCAGCGCGAGGGCTTGAAGGTCGGGGGCGTGCGGGGCGATCACACTGTGCGAGTACCGGCCCACACCAGCGCCGAGGGATTACCCCCGTGCGATCTCGCCATCATCTTCACCGATACCAACGCGACCCAGGAAGCCGCCCGCACGGCAGCTCGCATACTCAAGCCAGAGGGCTTCGTCCTCACTTTGCAGAACGGTATCGGCAACGTGGAAATTCTCGTGGAGACCCTAGGGAAGGAACGCGTGTGCGCGGGCGTGACGATGAACAGCGGCGCCCATCCCGAACTCGGCCGGGTGGTGTACACCAACGCGGCCATGACCTCCCTGGGCGAACTGGACGGACGGATGACTCCTCGTATCAAAGCCGTGGCGGACATGCTGAACAAGGCGCAGATCCCCACCGAGGTCATTACCGATCCCATGGCGCAGATCTGGACCAAGTTCGTGCTCAATTGCGCGCTCAACGCGCTCACCGCCCTCACGGGGCTACGCGCGGGAGAGATTTACCGCACACCGGAAGTACTTGAGTTGCTGGGAAAGGTGGTGGACGAGATCCTCCTCGTGGTGGCGCGCAAGGGGATAAAATTGCTGGAATCCGATCCCAGGAAGAAGATCATCAAACACTGCCGCCTGCGCTACAACAAGCCTTCCATGATGCAGCACATCGAGCAAGGCCGGCGTACAGAGATCGATTCCATCAATGGCGCGTTGGTGCGCGAGGGCAAGGCGCTTGGCTTGGCGCTCCCACACAACGAAACCATCGTTGCCTTGATCAAGGGTTTGGAGAAGAGCCGCCGGCAACTTTTGCATGAGCCCCCGCGCGATTACGCCCAGTTGGAGCTGGACGCGCAGGCCGAGCCGCATCCTTGA
- a CDS encoding Gfo/Idh/MocA family oxidoreductase: MPNPLRAAVIGAGYLGKFHARKYAQLPGCTLAGVVDADPARAREIAAEHNTQAYTDFRELLDRIDVASIVVPTDAHFAVARACLEAGVHILVEKPVTRTLEEARTLVALAQDKGLVFQVGHLERFNPAIQAVREQIFQPLFIESERLAVFKPRGTDVNVVLDLMIHDIDLILSIVKSDVTEVRSSGFKVLTPAVDIATARIEFANGCVANVSSSRVSQQSVRKLRIFQPDSYLSIDCENFHVRSVRKAPGEAGDVIPRVQQEEQRFEKADPLLAEIESFLNAVTSETEPLVSGNDGRRALEVALKVCGQMNLSLNALGGTSEPFA; encoded by the coding sequence ATGCCTAATCCTTTGCGCGCCGCGGTGATCGGCGCCGGTTATTTGGGGAAGTTTCATGCCCGCAAGTATGCGCAGCTCCCCGGCTGCACGCTGGCCGGCGTGGTGGATGCCGACCCAGCGCGCGCCCGAGAAATCGCCGCCGAGCACAATACGCAAGCCTATACGGATTTTCGTGAATTGCTAGACCGCATCGACGTGGCCTCCATAGTCGTGCCCACCGATGCGCACTTCGCCGTCGCGCGGGCCTGCCTAGAGGCGGGTGTGCACATCCTCGTGGAGAAACCCGTCACGCGAACCCTGGAAGAGGCGCGCACCCTCGTGGCCCTCGCCCAGGACAAGGGCCTGGTATTTCAGGTGGGGCATCTGGAGCGCTTCAATCCGGCGATACAAGCGGTGCGCGAGCAAATCTTTCAGCCGCTCTTTATCGAATCCGAGCGCCTTGCCGTGTTCAAGCCCAGGGGTACGGACGTCAACGTGGTGCTCGATTTGATGATCCACGACATCGACTTGATTCTGAGCATCGTGAAGAGCGACGTGACCGAGGTGCGGTCCAGTGGTTTCAAGGTGCTCACGCCCGCGGTGGACATCGCCACGGCGCGCATCGAGTTCGCCAATGGCTGCGTCGCGAACGTATCCTCCAGCCGCGTCAGCCAGCAATCGGTAAGGAAATTACGCATCTTTCAACCGGACAGCTATCTTTCCATCGACTGCGAGAACTTTCATGTGCGCAGCGTGCGCAAGGCTCCAGGAGAGGCTGGTGATGTCATCCCACGCGTCCAGCAAGAAGAGCAGCGCTTCGAAAAAGCCGATCCTCTGCTCGCGGAGATCGAATCGTTTTTGAACGCTGTCACATCCGAAACCGAGCCCTTGGTCAGCGGCAACGACGGCAGGCGCGCTCTGGAGGTGGCGCTCAAGGTGTGCGGCCAGATGAATTTGAGTTTGAACGCGCTGGGCGGGACGAGCGAACCATTCGCGTAG
- a CDS encoding copper resistance protein CopC, with protein sequence MAGAVASYRRFLSSHSTQGGAMKSVGMRFIYVMVFLACQVPHAWAHAKLVRSDPSARAILTRAPSVIQLWFNEKLEPAYSSAELRDGAGTLVSTEKAAIAPSNAKQLMLKIPSLAGGEYVVQYRALSVDGHIAESSFRFFVRARP encoded by the coding sequence ATGGCCGGAGCAGTCGCAAGCTATCGTAGATTTCTTTCAAGCCATTCCACGCAAGGCGGAGCCATGAAATCGGTTGGGATGAGGTTTATTTATGTGATGGTCTTTCTAGCCTGCCAAGTGCCACACGCTTGGGCGCACGCCAAACTGGTGAGATCGGATCCTAGTGCGCGCGCGATCCTGACGCGCGCTCCATCCGTGATTCAGCTTTGGTTCAACGAAAAGCTGGAGCCCGCCTATTCGTCCGCGGAGCTGCGTGACGGCGCGGGGACGCTGGTGTCCACGGAGAAGGCGGCGATCGCGCCATCCAACGCCAAGCAACTCATGCTCAAGATTCCCTCCTTGGCCGGCGGCGAATATGTTGTTCAATACCGCGCGCTCTCCGTGGACGGACATATCGCCGAATCCAGTTTTCGCTTTTTCGTGCGTGCGCGCCCGTAG
- a CDS encoding c-type cytochrome: MEVLATLSRFAQTVSGCLLTGWMVFRLLGAHPQRQSHRRAAEAGLALCFIFAGIASLAFQTVLVTGSAGALLDFPAWRGVMQHTVFGYVWLGRESLMLALGLMCWYRLPTVFLVALAGAATALGAASGHAAALEPAWPALVAQGVHIAAIGVWWGGLIPLALAMRAGNASEFALTFRRFSRLAATAMVLIIGTGVFLSLAHVATWPALFGTAYGQRLLFKLFLIAVTLLLAARLRWHWLRHLEQIATERIATWGAWLVLAEFLVALAVILIGSILSSTPPARHEQILWPFGFRFAPEVTWAQPQVPLQVIAGSVLVLTSVAKFFWSYRQGWQSSLVSGFLLLLGLLVALPPLGVQAFPDTYRGSAVAYHSISIGNGAKLFQQHCANCHGEGGQGNGPLAAALPRPPADLTAPHTADHTAGDMFWWLTHGIPAGKMPGFGEILSEDERWDLINFLRAFSSGFQARIIRPRIASMRPWLGAPDFNYVLQSGENGALKEFRGDKPVVLVFFSLPDSSQRLAQWRHSRVAIEAAGAKLLMVPLAPGSHEQDHLLPVMSQGAEEVSGTYLLLSRTLNNPRERAALPHHVEMLVDRFGYLRARWFPREGDDWVDMEKLAGQIRALNAEPEILPPPDEHLH, encoded by the coding sequence ATGGAAGTTCTCGCCACGCTATCGCGGTTTGCCCAAACGGTAAGCGGTTGCCTGCTCACCGGGTGGATGGTCTTTCGGCTGCTCGGCGCTCATCCACAAAGGCAGTCGCACCGGCGCGCTGCCGAAGCCGGCTTGGCCCTTTGCTTTATTTTCGCGGGAATCGCTTCTCTTGCATTCCAGACTGTGCTCGTGACAGGAAGCGCCGGCGCGCTCTTGGATTTCCCTGCTTGGCGGGGAGTAATGCAGCACACCGTCTTTGGATATGTGTGGCTGGGGCGCGAAAGCCTTATGCTGGCCCTAGGGCTGATGTGTTGGTACCGCCTGCCCACGGTATTCCTCGTAGCCCTCGCGGGAGCAGCCACGGCGTTGGGAGCGGCGAGCGGTCATGCGGCAGCGCTGGAACCCGCGTGGCCCGCCCTCGTTGCACAAGGTGTTCACATCGCGGCGATCGGTGTCTGGTGGGGCGGCCTAATTCCCTTGGCGCTGGCGATGCGCGCGGGCAATGCCTCGGAATTTGCGCTCACGTTCCGCCGGTTCTCTCGCCTGGCCGCCACGGCCATGGTCCTGATTATCGGTACAGGTGTTTTCCTATCGCTGGCTCACGTCGCAACTTGGCCAGCGTTATTCGGTACCGCTTACGGGCAGCGGTTGCTATTCAAGCTGTTCTTGATCGCGGTGACACTGCTCCTGGCGGCGAGGCTCCGGTGGCATTGGTTGAGGCACTTGGAGCAGATCGCCACCGAGCGAATCGCTACCTGGGGAGCGTGGCTGGTGCTGGCCGAGTTCCTGGTCGCGCTTGCAGTAATTCTGATCGGAAGCATCCTATCCAGCACTCCCCCCGCCCGGCACGAGCAGATCTTATGGCCCTTCGGCTTTCGCTTTGCGCCGGAGGTCACGTGGGCGCAGCCTCAAGTCCCTCTGCAAGTAATTGCGGGGTCTGTACTGGTATTGACGTCCGTGGCCAAGTTTTTTTGGTCGTACCGGCAAGGCTGGCAGTCCTCGTTGGTGAGCGGTTTTTTGCTGCTGCTGGGCTTGCTGGTCGCACTGCCGCCGCTGGGGGTGCAGGCTTTCCCCGATACCTATCGTGGCAGCGCCGTGGCTTATCACAGCATCTCCATCGGCAACGGCGCGAAGCTCTTCCAGCAACACTGCGCCAATTGTCATGGCGAAGGCGGGCAGGGCAATGGACCGCTGGCGGCGGCCTTGCCAAGACCGCCTGCCGATTTGACGGCGCCCCACACCGCGGATCACACCGCGGGAGACATGTTTTGGTGGCTGACCCACGGCATTCCTGCCGGCAAGATGCCTGGCTTCGGAGAAATCCTGAGCGAGGACGAGCGCTGGGATCTGATTAATTTTCTTCGCGCCTTCTCCAGTGGCTTTCAAGCGCGCATCATCCGCCCCCGCATCGCTTCGATGCGACCGTGGCTAGGTGCCCCCGATTTCAACTATGTGCTGCAAAGCGGGGAGAACGGGGCGCTCAAGGAGTTCCGTGGAGATAAGCCCGTGGTGCTCGTGTTTTTCTCTTTGCCAGATTCCAGCCAGCGTTTGGCGCAGTGGCGTCATTCGAGAGTGGCAATCGAGGCGGCTGGGGCAAAATTACTCATGGTGCCCTTGGCTCCAGGTTCGCATGAGCAAGACCATTTGCTTCCCGTGATGAGTCAAGGGGCCGAGGAAGTGTCGGGTACCTACCTTCTCTTGTCCCGAACATTGAATAACCCGAGGGAGCGGGCGGCGCTTCCTCACCATGTGGAAATGCTGGTGGATCGCTTCGGTTATCTGCGCGCGAGATGGTTCCCGCGCGAAGGCGATGACTGGGTAGATATGGAAAAGCTCGCCGGCCAGATTAGGGCGCTTAACGCTGAACCTGAGATACTCCCCCCTCCGGACGAACATTTGCACTGA
- a CDS encoding class I SAM-dependent methyltransferase has protein sequence MNEPDLDNPYSSAFSQAARNALTEHYETGANLYKFWGSPGSVLSALLLGWAQSKHPGHLSYAWDLESARSLDEGIRATTKQAVLRLGLEGNPAPRIFEAGCGIGGCTLEVAALFPRGQVTGLAIVMGQLEIARERARARNIGNARFVCGNYLRTPFPDRYFDAIFAMECIVHTPVQERSRLLQEWCRILKPGGRMVIFDGFSMQRPANEAQRKAIQDVMEGWTLPYPPSPGVFRSQAEASALRVVEQSNTTAHVYESARRIAAIGTWVLRPLSWLARVPLLGGLARPLGFESARHAALFVRACRAQQRVFEQNLGAYFVHVFERMT, from the coding sequence ATGAACGAGCCCGACCTTGACAACCCCTATAGCTCCGCGTTCTCTCAGGCCGCGCGCAACGCACTAACGGAGCACTACGAGACAGGCGCCAACCTGTACAAATTCTGGGGCAGCCCAGGGTCGGTTTTGTCCGCCCTATTGCTTGGCTGGGCCCAGTCGAAGCACCCAGGCCATCTCAGTTACGCCTGGGACCTGGAATCGGCGCGCAGCTTGGATGAGGGCATTCGCGCCACCACCAAACAGGCGGTATTGCGTCTGGGTTTGGAAGGGAACCCCGCACCGAGAATTTTCGAGGCGGGCTGCGGCATCGGTGGATGCACCCTGGAAGTGGCCGCCCTATTTCCACGCGGCCAAGTAACAGGGCTAGCCATCGTGATGGGCCAACTCGAAATCGCGCGAGAACGTGCACGTGCGCGCAACATTGGAAACGCGCGGTTCGTTTGCGGAAATTATTTGAGAACACCTTTTCCCGACCGGTACTTCGACGCCATCTTCGCCATGGAGTGCATCGTCCACACGCCGGTGCAAGAACGCTCGCGCTTGCTACAGGAGTGGTGCCGTATCTTGAAGCCGGGCGGGCGAATGGTGATCTTCGATGGGTTTTCCATGCAACGTCCCGCCAATGAAGCACAGCGGAAAGCCATTCAAGACGTCATGGAAGGGTGGACCTTACCCTATCCGCCCAGCCCCGGGGTTTTCAGGTCTCAGGCCGAGGCCAGCGCACTGCGCGTGGTGGAGCAGAGCAATACCACAGCGCATGTATACGAATCCGCGCGCCGCATCGCCGCCATCGGCACTTGGGTATTGCGGCCGTTGTCTTGGCTGGCCCGTGTGCCTTTGCTGGGAGGACTGGCACGGCCACTGGGATTCGAGTCCGCGCGCCATGCGGCACTGTTTGTGCGCGCTTGCCGCGCCCAGCAAAGAGTCTTCGAGCAAAATCTCGGCGCCTATTTCGTGCATGTATTCGAGCGCATGACCTAG
- a CDS encoding GFA family protein — MNETHSGGCACGAVRYRVHGKPTVATVCHCKFCQRRLASAFAVIASFEEKSVEMLQGKLAEVEHRSDESGRWLRMSFCHACGTTISHIAERRPGIRSIAAGTFDDPSWVEIGRHIWVQSKLPWVSIPAGVEVYQKGVTGAPPPGSSAPVKR, encoded by the coding sequence ATGAATGAAACCCATTCCGGCGGTTGCGCGTGCGGCGCGGTACGTTACCGTGTGCACGGGAAACCCACGGTGGCCACTGTGTGCCACTGCAAGTTTTGCCAGCGCAGACTGGCGAGTGCCTTCGCGGTGATTGCATCCTTTGAAGAAAAATCGGTGGAGATGCTTCAAGGGAAACTCGCGGAAGTTGAACATCGTTCCGATGAAAGCGGGCGTTGGCTGCGAATGAGTTTCTGCCATGCATGCGGAACCACCATCTCTCACATCGCCGAACGGCGGCCGGGGATTCGAAGCATCGCGGCTGGAACCTTCGACGATCCTAGTTGGGTCGAGATCGGCAGGCATATTTGGGTACAGTCGAAACTCCCCTGGGTTTCCATTCCCGCGGGAGTCGAGGTGTATCAAAAGGGAGTCACGGGAGCCCCTCCGCCAGGCTCTTCCGCTCCCGTGAAAAGGTAA